The Euphorbia lathyris chromosome 3, ddEupLath1.1, whole genome shotgun sequence genome contains a region encoding:
- the LOC136223697 gene encoding profilin-3 translates to MSWQTYVDEHLMCDIEGNHLTAAAIIGHDGSVWAQSTSFPQFKPDEVTAIMKDFDEPGSLAPIGLHLGGTKYMVIQGEAGAVIRGKKGSGGITLKKTAQALVIGVYDEPLTPGQCNMVVERLGDYLVEQGL, encoded by the exons ATGTCGTGGCAAACGTACGTTGATGAGCACCTTATGTGCGATATCGAAGGCAACCATCTCACCGCCGCTGCTATCATCGGCCATGATGGCAGCGTGTGGGCCCAAAGCACCAGCTTCCCTCAG TTTAAGCCAGATGAGGTTACTGCCATAATGAAAGATTTTGATGAACCTGGATCTCTTGCACCAATCGGGTTGCACCTTGGTGGCACAAAGTATATGGTGATCCAAGGAGAGGCTGGAGCCGTGATTCGTGGAAAGAAG GGTTCTGGAGGCATCACTCTGAAAAAAACCGCGCAAGCTCTTGTTATCGGGGTTTATGATGAACCATTGACACCGGGACAATGCAACATGGTGGTAGAGAGGCTGGGCGATTACCTTGTCGAGCAGGGGCTTTAG